From a region of the Candidatus Neptunochlamydia vexilliferae genome:
- a CDS encoding helix-turn-helix domain-containing protein translates to MSINLISIILLCKMKEKTVEFHTGSGNLFKDLGFENPEEALAKSKLARQIYKTIKARNLTQKEAAEILGIERSKVSGVTRGNLSKYSLDRLMRFVCMLGSDIEIRIKSYSKRKRRPKLEVREEGTKKSRSMVPKARRKKKVKA, encoded by the coding sequence TTGTCTATAAATTTAATATCAATTATACTCTTATGCAAGATGAAAGAAAAAACAGTGGAATTTCATACAGGAAGTGGAAATCTTTTTAAAGATCTAGGCTTTGAAAACCCTGAAGAGGCTTTGGCTAAATCTAAACTAGCAAGACAGATTTACAAAACCATTAAAGCTCGGAATCTTACTCAAAAAGAAGCGGCTGAAATCCTTGGCATTGAACGGTCTAAGGTTTCCGGTGTTACTCGGGGGAACTTAAGTAAGTATTCTTTAGACAGGCTCATGAGGTTTGTGTGCATGTTAGGAAGCGATATAGAAATAAGAATTAAAAGCTATAGCAAACGGAAGAGGCGTCCCAAGTTAGAAGTTCGTGAGGAAGGGACTAAAAAAAGTCGATCCATGGTGCCCAAAGCGCGTCGAAAGA